In the genome of Anaerolineales bacterium, the window GCAATGCAACCTGGGTGCTGCCCTCGATGTTCCACGTCTCGCCGATTCCGGGGTCGGCAAGCTCGTCGGCCAAGCGGGTTCCGCTTTCTTCGATCGGGTTGAGCACGCGGTGGGCTCCGATGGCCAGCAGGATCTCTTCCTGGCGCTTTGAGTTGGCCAGGCAAATGATCCGCCGGATACCGATGCGGGCCAGCGAGATCGTGGCCAGGGCAGCGGCTTCAAAATGATCCCCGCCAAGGGCGACCACGACGGTGTCAAACGACTCGATGTCGGCCTCACGCAAACCGTCCTCGAGAGAGGCGTCGAAGACCAGGGAGGCGCTAAGAGAGTCGGCAATCCGGGTCGCCTTCTTGGGATCGATGTCGATTCCCATGACCGTCATGCCGAGCGCGCTCAGGCGCAACGCCAGTGTCCGACCGAACCTGCCGAGCCCGATCACGGCGTACTCTTGGCCTACGGCTTGGGCCTTCCCAGGCTGGCGGGGACGGTCTGCCTTGGGCCGATGAACGAGCCTTTTCAATGCGTCGCGTATTCCCATGGCTGCGAGCCTCCACGCCGACATTCTACACGGGTCGCGGGGAAAGAACCTGACTGCGATAGGGCCAGTCCATCCGCCTCCGCTTCCTTCTCCACGGGTGGGCCGACCTCAGGCCGGAAGGCGGGTGCTCAAGCCCAAGGACGATCGATGGAAACGATTAGACGCCTACAGGCGATCGGACACCGCGCTGGGAAGGTGGGAAAGCCGCTGAGAGCGGGCTGGATTCGCCATCTGGCCGGGCCTATCGGGGGCTGCAGGAGGGCCTCGAGTCACAGCGGGGCGTGCCGGCGATTGGGGGGCTGGGCGATGTCCTGCCTGCACCTGCTCTGCCGACCTGTCACCGCCCTCGGCGGGGGGT includes:
- a CDS encoding TrkA family potassium uptake protein, producing the protein MGIRDALKRLVHRPKADRPRQPGKAQAVGQEYAVIGLGRFGRTLALRLSALGMTVMGIDIDPKKATRIADSLSASLVFDASLEDGLREADIESFDTVVVALGGDHFEAAALATISLARIGIRRIICLANSKRQEEILLAIGAHRVLNPIEESGTRLADELADPGIGETWNIEGSTQVALLPVPGPMVGMTMESCREKGVHVLLLQRGEKSYLHPGDLAFEPHDRILVAGDASSIQALRKLA